In one window of Bemisia tabaci chromosome 4, PGI_BMITA_v3 DNA:
- the LOC109034386 gene encoding uncharacterized protein, whose translation MLINLHVFMFCTKKFNNIVFATVLASNLLVASARKPSPFQRLFRFPFFTTRSHQSAKSLAAPTFPTRQLSRSSEESTSIQPSIKSSSQTGSGSDTDALDVWHDYPNRFREFQALEDIKLEEGEVLFTEHSRSTLVAVSKTQLAQILVGNRSWSWTAITTREKKRGNYLTVRFEDIPDTADWTRKKRAALMRKFMNKRLPYSYENCNEKHYMKYILRGTTHMSSYSKCPLGRDLSMIPAKDIESEDFVLQNSKGKPVALKFEDFIQFSERHSSGTTVKRIRKKNNDFKPKRRWWNFLKW comes from the exons ATGCTGATCAATTTGCATGTTTTTATGTTCTGTACCAAAAAGTTCAACAACATTG tTTTTGCGACCGTTTTGGCATCGAACCTTTTGGTTGCGTCCGCGAGAAAACCGTCTCCGTTTCAGAGGCTCTTCCGATTTCCATTTTTCACGACACGCTCCCACCAATCCGCCAAGAGTTTGGCGGCTCCAACATTTCCGACGcgacagctgagccgaagctcCGAGGAGAGCACATCGATACAACCGTCGATCAAATCGTCCTCGCAGACCGGATCAGGATCGGACACGGACGCCTTGGACGTGTGGCACGATTATCCGAACCGGTTCAGAGAGTTTCAAGCGTTAGAAGACATCAAACTCGAGGAAGGTGAGGTCCTTTTCACCGAACACTCGAGGTCGACACTCGTGGCCGTCTCAAAAACCCAGCTCGCCCAGATTCTCGTCGGGAACAGGTCCTGGTCATGGACTGCCATCACAACACGCGAGAAGAAGAGAG GGAATTATCTAACGGTCCGCTTCGAGGATATACCCGACACTGCAGACTGGACCCGGAAGAAGAGGGCAGCACTGATGAGAAAATTCATGAACAAGAGATTACCGTACAGCTACGAAAATTGCAATGAGAAACACTACATGAAGTACATCCTTCGCGGCACCACGCACATGTCATCGTACTCTAAATGCCCCCTTGGGCGGGATCTGTCAATGATTCCGGCAAAGGATATAGAGAGTGAGGACTTCGTGCTACAGAACAGTAAAGGGAAGCCAGTGGCCCTTAAATTCGAGGACTTTATACAATTTTCGGAGCGACACAGTAGCGGAACAACTGTAAAACGCAtacggaaaaaaaataatgatttcaaaccCAAGCGGCGTTGGTGGAACTTTTTAAAGTGGTAA